Within the Limnochordia bacterium genome, the region GACTTCGTCTGGTGGATTGTCGAACCTGTTCAACAGACTCAATGAAGGTACCACTTTCTAGCACGTAAGGAACCGAGCCGACTTGGAGATGGAGCCTCTACCCGCTAATCGTTGACTCACTCGAGTGTTCGCGCGCATTTGACTCATTAGCCTCGAATTGGTATAATGTGGATATCAGCGAAGCGTTTCGATGGTGTTTTCCGGGGAGGCCGGGCATGGCTGCTACGATTAAAGAAGTTGCAAAACTAGCCGGAGTCTCGATGTCCACCGTATCCCATGTGATGAATGGGACACGATATGTTAGTCCCGCCCTTAGACAGCGGATTGAACGCGCGGCTAAAGAACTGAATTATAAGGGTAACGATCTCGCACGCAGTTTGGCCCGAGGATTCATGGATATTATTGCTTTGGTCGTTCGAGACATCAGTAATCCATTTTTCTCCGAGATAGCCGCTGCTGTACAGTGTGAAGCGGAAGAACACGGGTATGATATTTTTCTATATAATACTGCTGATCCTTCAGGAACCAAAAAGTCTCGGGAAGAACATTTTGTCAGTGCAATAACTAGATGGCCGATTACCGGGCTAATCATCTGCCAAGACCTTACCCTGAGATCTGACACCCTCCAAGAACTCAGGGCTAAGAAGATACCTGTGGTCATGATCAGTCCAGTCTTACACGAAGAGATAGATGCTGTGTATATTGATGATGAACAAGCCGCCTATGATGCTACCCAGTATTTGATCGCTGTAGGACATAAGCGGATTGCACACATAAGTGGATCGCTATGCATGGCTACAGGCCAGGCACGCCTTAGAGGTTATGTGGAGGCGATGAAGAGTGCAGGTCTGCCTGTAGAGGAGGAATTGGTTAAATGCGGTCATTTTACAATGGCCCAAGGCGCTGAGGCTATGCAGGAGTTTATTGTACAAAGTGAGCCACCTACGGCTGTCTTTGCCGCCAACGATGTAATGGCTTTTGGAGCATTGAAGGTGGCGTTAGAGGCAGGTCAATCGGTACCTAGCGACGTTGCTGTGATGGGATTTGATGACGTTCTGCCCTATACTATCCCAGCCCTAAGTTCAGTATATCATGCTCAGAAAGAGATGGGGCAGATTGCTGTCCAGTTGGTCATTAGGCGCGTAAAAGCTACCAAGCCTTTACCACGGCAGGAAATAGTGGTACCCCACAAGTTAATGATCCGGGATACCACCTGAGCACCACATGTACTTAAGGTGCTTTGAAATAGCTTGGCCTTTGTACACGATTTCGCTTAGTTATTGATAAGATATCGTTTTGATTCATAAACAGTGTAGTTTTCTAGGAAGAATACATAGCCCAAGTCTAGGGTGTGAACTCGGAAAAGCACTTCAAGTTAACAAAGCAGGGTTTTATAAAGACTGTAGCCCCTATTCCTGTCCAAGACTAGGTCTACTAGCAATAAAGTGATCAGTACCGAACTTGGTTCGTGAAATGAGCACACACGGGAAGTTGAATGGAAAGGAGGCAGGAAAAAGCATATTTGGCGAACTAACAGGATCTTGAGCATAGTGTTGTTGTTTTTAGGCCCATTGCTTGAACGTCAGATCTAGACACGGTTATGACGATTGTAACGATCGCACAGACGACTAGATGCTAAAGCAAATGCCAAACAGAAATTGCACCAGATAATCTCAAATTATGTAATGATGGCTCTTTGCTAAGGTAAAGTTGTGATTAGTAGTACTAGGTTGCTTTCTTGAAATGAACGGTAATCAAGCGAAATTATGGGAGGCGTTTATTCATGCAAAAGGTGTCCGCATTAATAATGGTTGCGCTGCTGATTGTAGGAGTTTCTCCTATGGCAGCATTGGCAAGCAATGAACGCATTGAAATCACTATCTACAGTGGTTTTTCCGAACCTGAACCTACCTACTACATTATGCAAAGATACTTTGAAGAGTACGAACGGGCCAATCCCCATATCAAGATCAATGATCTTGGACGTGTGGGTGATTGAAACCAAGTCATTGTTTCCATCGTAGCCGGTACCGCACCAGATATCATCAAAAATGGAGTAACGCCAATGGCTGATCTCTATCGGCAAAGCATGTTACAGCCTGTACCCTTAAACCTGCGTGACCGACTTGAGGCCGAGTTGTTACCCATAGCTGCTCAGTCTGTAAGTTTTAAGGACGTAATGTTTGGTGTACCCATCGAGAATATGGTAACAGGCTTGATGTACAATCAGCACGTGGTCGATATGCATGGTATCGGGGAGATTCCCGATAATTGGTCTGAATTTATCACCATGGCGCGCCGCGTTGCACAAGTCGGCGAAGACGGTCTTTTGACGTATCCTGCTCTGACTACACTAGGTGCGAATTGGTCATTGGGCTTTATGTTCATAAGCATGCTTCTGGCTGAGGGAAGCGATGTCATTAATGAAAAGGGCCAGTTGAACCTGTATACCCAGGAAGCGGTCAAAGTATTAGAACGTTTTTCCAACATGATGGTAGAGCGACCAATTATGGATTTCTATTCCTGGGATGCTTTCCACCAGGGAAATGTGGCCTTTGCCATGGGCTGGCCCTTTAGTGCACAGTGGACGTATGATGTAAAACAGTATGGAAGTCTACCCATCCCGCAAGGGGACGCGGGCTATGCTGCCATGCAATACGGGCACGCCTATGGGGTTCCTGTGAATACAGAAAATGCAGCAGAAGCTTGGAGATTGCTGGAGTACCTAGCTACTGAAATTGGTAAAGAACAAGTTACGCCAATTGGCCACGCGATGAGTATCTTGGGGTCTCTGCCTGTCAACACTAAGGATCTACAGGCGCCTGTTTTCACGGATGCTCATGGATTTCTATCCGGTTTCTGTGAGGCCAGTCTCTATGCAAATAGCATTATGTCGTACAATGAGGTGGGGATTACCGGAGAATGGCGTTTCGGCGATTTGGTTCTTGATGTTGTCTTCAGGAGCGCCTCACCCCATCAGGTACTAGAGGATCTCGAGGCAGTCTTGCGACTCGATATGCAGGAGTTCAGGGAATCATTCCAATTGTAGGGTAATCTGGTTTGGCGGAAGCTAGCTTCCGCCAACGAGCCAAAAACTGGTTGGAGGGAAGGGATCGAGAATGAATAAGCTTGTCTTGGTTACGACCTGGGTTAGTTTTGTGCTATTTCTATTGGCGATTCACGTAACGGTAACAGAGGCCAAAGCTAATGTGGTGTTATCTAATCGGTACCTGCAAATGGTATACGATCCGCAAATCGGGCGCATAGTTTCATTGTTAAATCAAGAAACCAAGACCGAATACCTCTTACCTAGCCAAATTAGTCCGTTCATGATTCATGTTGATCCCACAACAAGCAATATGTGGGAGGCAACCTCTCGGGAAACCTTACGGTTTGATGGTGCTCCCCAATGGACTCTACAGAAGACGGATGCAGGCCAGCAGCTTGTTTTACAGTATTACCATGAGGAGTATCAAATTTCGGCTGTTCTCTCCATTGAAGTGGAGACCGATGCCTTTACCCGGTGGCAGCTAGAGCTAGAAAACACAGGCACTACTACTATAGTTAGGATAGACTATCCACAGCTAACTAGTGCTCGGGCCGCCTTTCCCCACGATCGCTTGGTATGGCCAGAACGTGAAGGGCAAATTGTGCCAACTCCCCAAGGTATTAATGAGATTGTCTATCCAGGGGTAGCCTCTATGC harbors:
- a CDS encoding LacI family transcriptional regulator, which codes for MAATIKEVAKLAGVSMSTVSHVMNGTRYVSPALRQRIERAAKELNYKGNDLARSLARGFMDIIALVVRDISNPFFSEIAAAVQCEAEEHGYDIFLYNTADPSGTKKSREEHFVSAITRWPITGLIICQDLTLRSDTLQELRAKKIPVVMISPVLHEEIDAVYIDDEQAAYDATQYLIAVGHKRIAHISGSLCMATGQARLRGYVEAMKSAGLPVEEELVKCGHFTMAQGAEAMQEFIVQSEPPTAVFAANDVMAFGALKVALEAGQSVPSDVAVMGFDDVLPYTIPALSSVYHAQKEMGQIAVQLVIRRVKATKPLPRQEIVVPHKLMIRDTT
- a CDS encoding extracellular solute-binding protein, whose translation is MADLYRQSMLQPVPLNLRDRLEAELLPIAAQSVSFKDVMFGVPIENMVTGLMYNQHVVDMHGIGEIPDNWSEFITMARRVAQVGEDGLLTYPALTTLGANWSLGFMFISMLLAEGSDVINEKGQLNLYTQEAVKVLERFSNMMVERPIMDFYSWDAFHQGNVAFAMGWPFSAQWTYDVKQYGSLPIPQGDAGYAAMQYGHAYGVPVNTENAAEAWRLLEYLATEIGKEQVTPIGHAMSILGSLPVNTKDLQAPVFTDAHGFLSGFCEASLYANSIMSYNEVGITGEWRFGDLVLDVVFRSASPHQVLEDLEAVLRLDMQEFRESFQL